One Panicum virgatum strain AP13 chromosome 3N, P.virgatum_v5, whole genome shotgun sequence DNA segment encodes these proteins:
- the LOC120664478 gene encoding transcription factor FAMA-like, with product MDKEKGSHHSHLDSFAPLKGAAPGDQPGGGAEMVDYMLGQAPPPAQPPQGQVSFDKLSFSDVLQFADFGPKLALNQPAASAGVDDPGDDEDDDDGYFFRFQSLPSLPGGQGQHHADDREGSKATADDGGAHNGGGGGVSESTTLVQQADGGGRAEKGGGDQGKSGRRKRPRTVKTSEEVESQRMTHIAVERNRRRQMNEYLRILRSLMPGSYVQRGDQASIIGGAIEFIRELEQLIQCLESQKRRRLYGGSGDAPRPVVDAAGAGAPTSTQQHHQPQVPPAAAFFPPSLPFPVASSGGGDGGAAKILDLEAGGADAASGLREEVAENKSCLADIEVRALGADAMIKILSRRRPGQLIKTIAALEDMQMSILHTNITTIEQTVLYSFNVKILGEARYSAEEIAGAVHQILSFIDVNYVL from the exons ATGGACAAAGAG AAGGGGAGCCACCACAGTCACCTGGACAGCTTCGCGCCCCTGAAAGGCGCGGCGCCGGGGGACCAgcccggcggtggcgccgaGATGGTCGACTACATGCTgggccaggcgccgccgcccgctcagccGCCGCAGGGCCAGGTGTCCTTCGACAAGCTCAGCTTCTCCGACGTGCTGCAGTTCGCCGACTTCGGGCCCAAGCTCGCGCTCAACCAGCCCGCCGCGTCCGCGGGCGTCGACGACCCCGGtgacgacgaggacgacgacgacggctacTTCTTCAGGTTCCAGTCCCTGCCGTCCCTCCCCGGCGGTCAGGGACAGCATCACGCGGACGACCGTGAGGGCAGCAAGGCAACGGCCGACGACGGGGGCGCgcacaacggcggcggcggaggcgtctCCGAGAGCACGACGCTGGTGCAgcaggccgacggcggcgggcgcgcggagAAGGGCGGCGGAGACCAGGGGAAGAGCGGCCGGCGGAAGCGCCCCCGGACTGTCAAGACGAGCGAGGAGGTGGAGAGCCAGCGGATGACGCACATCGCCGTCGAGCGCAACCGCCGGCGCCAGATGAACGAGTACCTCAGGATCCTCAGGTCACTCATGCCGGGATCCTACGTCCAGAGG GGAGACCAAGCATCCATCATAGGAGGCGCCATCGAGTTCATCAGGGAGCTAGAGCAGCTGATCCAGTGCCTGGAGTCTCAGAAGCGGCGGCGCCTGTACGGCGGGTCCGGCGACGCACCACGGCCGGTGGTGGACGCAgccggggccggcgcaccgacgTCCACCCAGCAGCACCACCAGCCACAggtgccgccggcggcggcgttctttCCTCCGAGCCTCCCCTTCCCCGTGGCgtcgtccggcggcggcgacggcggcgccgccaagaTACTGGACCTGGAAGCCGGAGGCGCCGACGCCGCCAGCGGGCTCCGGGAGGAGGTGGCCGAGAACAAGTCGTGCCTGGCGGACATCGAGGTGCGTGCGCTGGGCGCAGACGCGATGATCAAGATCCTGTCCCGGCGACGGCCCGGGCAGCTGATCAAGACCATCGCCGCGCTGGAGGACATGCAGATGTCCATCCTGCACACCAACATTACCACCATCGAGCAGACCGTCCTCTACTCCTTCAACGTCAAG ATCCTCGGCGAGGCAAGGTACTCGGCGGAGGAGATCGCCGGCGCCGTCCACCAGATCCTCAGCTTCATCGACGTCAACTACGTCCTGTGA
- the LOC120664477 gene encoding jasmonoyl--L-amino acid synthetase GH3.5-like isoform X1, producing MSHQPRPGSLSHSAPASPSVPAVSPAAGPPSSVVTDETASRLTRSPASAGGATSPGRAEGQASRQSRPLPPPSAGAGGSADPSGLGFISAGPGLVSSSVSSCKPRILPVQMPICSCEQTINEFETLTRDRDAGRVQQDTLRKILELNADAEYLNHYGLNGRADVESYKSCIPLCVHSDVEPYIQRIADGDTSPLLTGKPVTSLSLSSGTTQGKPKFLPFNDELLETTLQIFQTSYAFRNREYPIGKGKALQFIYGSKQVITKGGILATTATTNLYRRSRYKEGMKDIQSQCCSPDEVVFGPDFHQSLYCHLLCGLIYSDEVHQVFSTFAHSLVHAFQTFEEVWEDLCADIRDGVLSKKVTVPSIREAVTKILKPNPELAESIHRKCIGLSNWYGVIPALWPNAKYVYGIMTGSMEPYLKKLRHYAGHLPLISADYGASEGWIGANINPTLPPEQVTYAVHPQTGYFEFIPLEKPKGQELENSASIHYIESDPVGLTEVKIGKIYEVVITTFGGLYRYRLGDIVKVAGFHNSTPELQFICRRSLVLSINIDKNTEKDLQLAVEEAGKLLEAEKLEIVDFTSFVEKSSDPGRYVIFWELSSDASEDVLRSCANCLDLAFVDAGYVGSRKIRTIGPLELRILKKGTFEEILDYFLSLGGAVSQFKTPRFVNPLNIKVLQILSRNTTKSYFSTAYGL from the exons ATGAGCCATCAGCCCCGCCCGGGATCCTTGTCCCATTCTGCTCCAGCCTCGCCGTCCGTCCCCGCggtctcgccggcggccgggccccCGTCGTCGGTCGTCACGGACGAGACCGCCTCCAGGCTCACGCGGTCACCGGCCAGCGCGGGCGGAGCCACCTCGCCTGGCCGCGCCGAAGGGCAGGCGTCGCGCCAGagccgcccgctgccgccccCCTCTGCCGGTGCCGGCGGGAGTGCAGATCCATCCGGGCTCGGGTTCATTTCCGCTGGTCCTG GTTTGGTTTCCAGCTCGGTTAGTAGTTGTAAACCGAG GATTCTGCCAGTACAAATGCCGATCTGTAGCTGTGAACAGACAATCAATGAGTTTGAGACATTAACACGCGATCGCGATGCTGGACGCGTGCAGCAGGATACACTAAGAAAGATCCTCGAGTTGAACGCTGATGCTGAATATCTGAACCACTATGGCCTCAATGGGAGGGCGGATGTAGAGAGCTACAAATCTTGCATCCCCCTGTGCGTTCACAGCGATGTTGAGCCATATATCCAAAGGATTGCTGATGGTGATACCTCACCACTGCTCACTGGGAAGCCCGTCACTTCCCTGTCTCTCAG TTCTGGGACAACACAGGGAAAGCCCAAGTTCTTGCCATTTAATGATGAATTGCTTGAGACCACACTTCAAATATTCCAGACTTCTTATGCATTTAGGAACCG TGAATATCCCATAGGCAAAGGAAAAGCCTTGCAGTTTATCTATGGTAGCAAGCAAGTGATAACAAAAGGTGGCATCCTTGCTACAACTGCAACAACAAACTTGTACAGGAGGTCACGTTACAAGGAAGGGATGAAGGATATCCAGTCTCAGTGCTGCAGTCCTGATGAAGTTGTTTTTGGCCCTGACTTCCACCAGTCCTTATATTGTCACTTGCTCTGTGGGTTAATATACTCTGACGAGGTCCATCAGGTGTTCTCAACATTTGCTCACAGCTTAGTCCATGCATTTCAAACATTTGAGGAGGTTTGGGAAGATTTATGTGCTGACATAAGAGATGGTGTTCTCTCAAAGAAAGTTACAGTGCCATCGATTCGTGAAGCTGTTACGAAGATCCTGAAGCCCAACCCTGAACTTGCTGAGTCGATCCACAGGAAGTGTATTGGCTTGAGCAACTGGTATGGTGTAATCCCAGCACTCTGGCCAAATGCAAAGTATGTCTACGGCATCATGACAGGATCAATGGAACCATATCTTAAGAAATTAAGACATTATGCTGGCCACTTACCACTGATAAGCGCAGACTACGGTGCATCTGAGGGATGGATTGGCGCTAATATAAACCCCACACTGCCACCTGAACAGGTGACATATGCTGTGCACCCTCAGACTGGTTATTTCGAGTTCATTCCTTTGGAAAAACCAAAAGGACAGGAGTTGGAGAACAGTGCATCAATTCATTACATAGAATCAGATCCAGTTGGCCTGACTGAAGTCAAGATCGGCAAAATCTATGAAGTTGTAATAACTACCTTTGGAG GTCTGTACCGGTACAGGCTAGGAGATATTGTGAAGGTAGCAGGCTTCCACAACTCAACACCTGAGCTCCAGTTCATCTGCCGCAGAAGCCTAGTCCTGAGCATCAACATCGACAAGAACACTGAGAAAGATCTCCAACTGGCTGTTGAGGAGGCAGGAAAGCTCTTGGAAGCGGAGAAGCTGGAAATTGTGGATTTTACTAGCTTTGTGGAGAAGTCTAGTGATCCCGGTCGCTATGTCATCTTCTGGGAGCTGAGCTCTGATGCGAGCGAGGATGTCTTACGAAGCTGTGCAAATTGCTTGGATCTAGCCTTTGTTGATGCGGGCTACGTGGGTTCAAGGAAGATTAGGACCATTGGCCCCCTTGAGCTACGGATTCTTAAGAAGGGAACCTTTGAGGAGATCCTAGATTACTTCCTGAGCCTTGGTGGTGCTGTGAGTCAGTTCAAGACGCCTCGATTCGTCAACCCGTTGAACATCAAGGTACTGCAGATACTAAGTAGGAACACCACCAAAAGTTACTTCAGTACCGCCTATGGGCTGTGA
- the LOC120664477 gene encoding jasmonoyl--L-amino acid synthetase GH3.5-like isoform X2, protein MSHQPRPGSLSHSAPASPSVPAVSPAAGPPSSVVTDETASRLTRSPASAGGATSPGRAEGQASRQSRPLPPPSAGAGGSADPSGLGFISAGPARILPVQMPICSCEQTINEFETLTRDRDAGRVQQDTLRKILELNADAEYLNHYGLNGRADVESYKSCIPLCVHSDVEPYIQRIADGDTSPLLTGKPVTSLSLSSGTTQGKPKFLPFNDELLETTLQIFQTSYAFRNREYPIGKGKALQFIYGSKQVITKGGILATTATTNLYRRSRYKEGMKDIQSQCCSPDEVVFGPDFHQSLYCHLLCGLIYSDEVHQVFSTFAHSLVHAFQTFEEVWEDLCADIRDGVLSKKVTVPSIREAVTKILKPNPELAESIHRKCIGLSNWYGVIPALWPNAKYVYGIMTGSMEPYLKKLRHYAGHLPLISADYGASEGWIGANINPTLPPEQVTYAVHPQTGYFEFIPLEKPKGQELENSASIHYIESDPVGLTEVKIGKIYEVVITTFGGLYRYRLGDIVKVAGFHNSTPELQFICRRSLVLSINIDKNTEKDLQLAVEEAGKLLEAEKLEIVDFTSFVEKSSDPGRYVIFWELSSDASEDVLRSCANCLDLAFVDAGYVGSRKIRTIGPLELRILKKGTFEEILDYFLSLGGAVSQFKTPRFVNPLNIKVLQILSRNTTKSYFSTAYGL, encoded by the exons ATGAGCCATCAGCCCCGCCCGGGATCCTTGTCCCATTCTGCTCCAGCCTCGCCGTCCGTCCCCGCggtctcgccggcggccgggccccCGTCGTCGGTCGTCACGGACGAGACCGCCTCCAGGCTCACGCGGTCACCGGCCAGCGCGGGCGGAGCCACCTCGCCTGGCCGCGCCGAAGGGCAGGCGTCGCGCCAGagccgcccgctgccgccccCCTCTGCCGGTGCCGGCGGGAGTGCAGATCCATCCGGGCTCGGGTTCATTTCCGCTGGTCCTG CCAGGATTCTGCCAGTACAAATGCCGATCTGTAGCTGTGAACAGACAATCAATGAGTTTGAGACATTAACACGCGATCGCGATGCTGGACGCGTGCAGCAGGATACACTAAGAAAGATCCTCGAGTTGAACGCTGATGCTGAATATCTGAACCACTATGGCCTCAATGGGAGGGCGGATGTAGAGAGCTACAAATCTTGCATCCCCCTGTGCGTTCACAGCGATGTTGAGCCATATATCCAAAGGATTGCTGATGGTGATACCTCACCACTGCTCACTGGGAAGCCCGTCACTTCCCTGTCTCTCAG TTCTGGGACAACACAGGGAAAGCCCAAGTTCTTGCCATTTAATGATGAATTGCTTGAGACCACACTTCAAATATTCCAGACTTCTTATGCATTTAGGAACCG TGAATATCCCATAGGCAAAGGAAAAGCCTTGCAGTTTATCTATGGTAGCAAGCAAGTGATAACAAAAGGTGGCATCCTTGCTACAACTGCAACAACAAACTTGTACAGGAGGTCACGTTACAAGGAAGGGATGAAGGATATCCAGTCTCAGTGCTGCAGTCCTGATGAAGTTGTTTTTGGCCCTGACTTCCACCAGTCCTTATATTGTCACTTGCTCTGTGGGTTAATATACTCTGACGAGGTCCATCAGGTGTTCTCAACATTTGCTCACAGCTTAGTCCATGCATTTCAAACATTTGAGGAGGTTTGGGAAGATTTATGTGCTGACATAAGAGATGGTGTTCTCTCAAAGAAAGTTACAGTGCCATCGATTCGTGAAGCTGTTACGAAGATCCTGAAGCCCAACCCTGAACTTGCTGAGTCGATCCACAGGAAGTGTATTGGCTTGAGCAACTGGTATGGTGTAATCCCAGCACTCTGGCCAAATGCAAAGTATGTCTACGGCATCATGACAGGATCAATGGAACCATATCTTAAGAAATTAAGACATTATGCTGGCCACTTACCACTGATAAGCGCAGACTACGGTGCATCTGAGGGATGGATTGGCGCTAATATAAACCCCACACTGCCACCTGAACAGGTGACATATGCTGTGCACCCTCAGACTGGTTATTTCGAGTTCATTCCTTTGGAAAAACCAAAAGGACAGGAGTTGGAGAACAGTGCATCAATTCATTACATAGAATCAGATCCAGTTGGCCTGACTGAAGTCAAGATCGGCAAAATCTATGAAGTTGTAATAACTACCTTTGGAG GTCTGTACCGGTACAGGCTAGGAGATATTGTGAAGGTAGCAGGCTTCCACAACTCAACACCTGAGCTCCAGTTCATCTGCCGCAGAAGCCTAGTCCTGAGCATCAACATCGACAAGAACACTGAGAAAGATCTCCAACTGGCTGTTGAGGAGGCAGGAAAGCTCTTGGAAGCGGAGAAGCTGGAAATTGTGGATTTTACTAGCTTTGTGGAGAAGTCTAGTGATCCCGGTCGCTATGTCATCTTCTGGGAGCTGAGCTCTGATGCGAGCGAGGATGTCTTACGAAGCTGTGCAAATTGCTTGGATCTAGCCTTTGTTGATGCGGGCTACGTGGGTTCAAGGAAGATTAGGACCATTGGCCCCCTTGAGCTACGGATTCTTAAGAAGGGAACCTTTGAGGAGATCCTAGATTACTTCCTGAGCCTTGGTGGTGCTGTGAGTCAGTTCAAGACGCCTCGATTCGTCAACCCGTTGAACATCAAGGTACTGCAGATACTAAGTAGGAACACCACCAAAAGTTACTTCAGTACCGCCTATGGGCTGTGA
- the LOC120664476 gene encoding uncharacterized protein LOC120664476: MASEPKEMKYRRRGRVPEPVQYGQCSDRSGVLDWGALKQDPLELLRKLDEIRDQITRSCELTGQPPERPRMSRRTISLRPSHAEPPPHAGRGPEYYRSRYAGRYRTSLPLSPYDQLQRSVSDETYARQPSGRFRYPDGRRENSGFGQGSRHHSTCQCAQCLQVQRVVAPEEHIPMARYFAGQQESFQFDRYQPFSSELDRRSAASSLYSDPSMSKRRVEYFRKKAENFCPPLRGAAPFVVCSSCSNLLQLPQGEFTGRKKNLVQCGSCSEITTFKPKEAKVHPVTLPSSFPVPKSARSSNHRGPKNSGWYQHQDDDNFNFYKLQAHDSHGQRKDFSDNMSASSTASCDRSDSERGSGRSIQLKSLPASRSRFSNDPKDILCQGDTGSPQGPILEDKQIDPFSSQRKNYSGGNEIKRKEYNVNIKADYEAKGGDESLGRKCTQKNKEGHMGVLEDECSNRRTHEQKGKHGNIGSPEDGIVGNKYKHKTSNAFTSSLEDEGMSIKYEHNGSFRVQGISKRYEKCNKKDDNNTLEVESITKRFEQENIKGDSGKLLHSDSRNGNTPAKNDSLVNERTSSSSRVSSEAEVDEIQSSIGKNGDSSFLTGFLKKGFKDLSLFNQSADSAKVSINGHPISDRALRKAEKKAGPIGPGSYWYDYRAGFWGVFGQECRGIIPPFIKEFNYPMPKNCAGGDTGVFVNGRELHQKDFDLLVRRGLPRMSGKSYSVEISGNVVDDTTGMKLRGLGKLAPTIEKMKRGFGMHIPEETS; this comes from the exons ATGGCGAGCGAGCCCAAGGAGATGAAGTACAGAAGGAGGGGCCGAGTTCCTGAGCCGGTCCAGTACGGGCAATGCAGCGACCGGAGTGGCGTGTTGGATTGGGGCGCGCTGAAGCAGGACCCCCTGGAGCTGCTACGGAAGCTCGACGAGATCCGGGACCAGATCACCCGTTCCTGCGAGCTCACGGGGCAGCCGCCGGAGCGCCCCCGCATGAGCCGCCGCACGATCTCGCTGCGCCCGTCGCACGCcgaaccgccgccgcacgcAGGCCGGGGGCCGGAGTACTACCGCTCGCGCTACGCCGGCCGGTACAGGACTAGCTTACCGCTGAGTCCATACGACCAATTGCAGCGCTCCGTCTCTGACGAGACGTACGCGAGGCAGCCGAGCGGTCGGTTCCGATACCCCGATGGTCGGCGGGAGAACTCTGGCTTTGGTCAGGGGAGTCGCCATCACAGCACTTGCCAGTGCGCGCAGTGCCTTCAGGTCCAGCGAGTGGTGGCGCCCGAGGAGCACATTCCCATGGCCAGGTACTTTGCAGGGCAGCAGGAGTCCTTTCAGTTTGATAGGTATCAGCCATTCTCGTCGGAGCTTGACCGGAGATCTGCGGCTTCATCTCTGTACTCGGACCCTTCCATGTCGAAGAGGAGGGTGGAGTATTTCAGGAAGAAAGCAGAGAATTTTTGTCCGCCGTTAAGGGGTGCTGCACCTTTTGTTGTTTGCAGTTCCTGTTCCAATCTTCTGCAGCTGCCTCAGGGGGAATTCACAGGCCGCAAGAAGAATCTAGTTCAGTGCGGTTCATGTTCAGAGATTACTACCTTCAAGCCTAAGGAAGCGAAAGTCCATCCGGTGACCCTGCCATCATCTTTCCCAGTACCTAAAAGTGCCAGAAGTTCCAATCACCGGGGCCCCAAGAATTCTGGGTGGTATCAACATCAGGATGATGACAATTTTAATTTCTATAAGCTGCAAGCACATGACAGCCACGGACAGAGGAAGGATTTTTCTGACAATATGTCAGCATCTTCTACCGCGAGTTGTGATAGATCAGACAGTGAGCGCGGGTCAGGCAGGAGCATTCAGTTAAAATCACTGCCTGCAAGCAGGTCTAGATTTTCAAATGACCCAAAGGATATATTATGTCAAGGAGATACAGGCAGTCCACAAGGTCCAATTTTAGAGGACAAGCAAATTGATCCATTCTCCAGTCAACGGAAAAATTATAGTGGTGGAAATGAAATCAAAAGAAAGGAATATAATGTAAATATCAAAGCAGATTATGAAGCCAAGGGAGGTGATGAAAGTCTTGGTAGGAAATGCACACAGAAGAATAAAGAAGGCCATATGGGGGTGCTTGAAGATGAATGCAGTAATCGAAGAACACATGAACAAAAAGGTAAACATGGTAATATTGGCAGTCCTGAAGATGGAATCGTGGGTAATAAATACAAACATAAGACCAGTAATGCTTTTACCAGCAGCCTTGAAGATGAAGGTATGAGCATAAAGTATGAACATAATGGTAGCTTCAGAGTTCAAGGCATTAGTAAGAGATAtgaaaaatgcaacaaaaaggATGACAACAATACTCTTGAAGTTGAGAGCATAACTAAGAGATTTGAACAAGAGAACATCAAAGGTGACTCTGGTAAACTGCTGCACTCAGATAGTAGAAACGGCAATACACCAGCCAAGAATGACTCATTAGTTAATGAGCGCACAAGTTCAAGTTCTCGTGTTTCATCTGAGGCAGAGGTAGATGAGATACAGTCTTCAATTGGTAAGAATGGAGATTCATCCTTTTTAACTGGTTTCCTGAAGAAAGGTTTCAAGGACCTTTCTTTATTCAACCAGTCTGCAGACAGTGCTAAGGTTTCAATCAATGGTCATCCAATCTCTGATCGAGCTCTCCGGAAAGCAGAGAAGAAAGCTGGTCCTATTGGCCCTGGTTCATATTG GTACGACTACCGTGCTGGATTTTGGGGTGTCTTTGGGCAAGAATGTAGAGGCATTATCCCT CCATTTATTAAAGAATTCAACTATCCGATGCCCAAGAACTGTGCTGGTGGGGATACTGGAGTTTTTGTAAATGGCAGAGAGCTCCACCAGAAAGATTTTGATTTGCTTGTAAGGAGAGGGCTCCCTCGTATGTCTGGAAAGTCATACTCTGTAGAGATATCAGGAAATGTAGTTGACGATACGACTGGCATGAAGTTACGTGGTCTTGGAAAGCTTGCTCCCAC GATCGAGAAAATGAAACGTGGCTTTGGCATGCACATTCCTGAAGAGACAAGTTAG
- the LOC120664477 gene encoding jasmonoyl--L-amino acid synthetase GH3.5-like isoform X3 — MPICSCEQTINEFETLTRDRDAGRVQQDTLRKILELNADAEYLNHYGLNGRADVESYKSCIPLCVHSDVEPYIQRIADGDTSPLLTGKPVTSLSLSSGTTQGKPKFLPFNDELLETTLQIFQTSYAFRNREYPIGKGKALQFIYGSKQVITKGGILATTATTNLYRRSRYKEGMKDIQSQCCSPDEVVFGPDFHQSLYCHLLCGLIYSDEVHQVFSTFAHSLVHAFQTFEEVWEDLCADIRDGVLSKKVTVPSIREAVTKILKPNPELAESIHRKCIGLSNWYGVIPALWPNAKYVYGIMTGSMEPYLKKLRHYAGHLPLISADYGASEGWIGANINPTLPPEQVTYAVHPQTGYFEFIPLEKPKGQELENSASIHYIESDPVGLTEVKIGKIYEVVITTFGGLYRYRLGDIVKVAGFHNSTPELQFICRRSLVLSINIDKNTEKDLQLAVEEAGKLLEAEKLEIVDFTSFVEKSSDPGRYVIFWELSSDASEDVLRSCANCLDLAFVDAGYVGSRKIRTIGPLELRILKKGTFEEILDYFLSLGGAVSQFKTPRFVNPLNIKVLQILSRNTTKSYFSTAYGL, encoded by the exons ATGCCGATCTGTAGCTGTGAACAGACAATCAATGAGTTTGAGACATTAACACGCGATCGCGATGCTGGACGCGTGCAGCAGGATACACTAAGAAAGATCCTCGAGTTGAACGCTGATGCTGAATATCTGAACCACTATGGCCTCAATGGGAGGGCGGATGTAGAGAGCTACAAATCTTGCATCCCCCTGTGCGTTCACAGCGATGTTGAGCCATATATCCAAAGGATTGCTGATGGTGATACCTCACCACTGCTCACTGGGAAGCCCGTCACTTCCCTGTCTCTCAG TTCTGGGACAACACAGGGAAAGCCCAAGTTCTTGCCATTTAATGATGAATTGCTTGAGACCACACTTCAAATATTCCAGACTTCTTATGCATTTAGGAACCG TGAATATCCCATAGGCAAAGGAAAAGCCTTGCAGTTTATCTATGGTAGCAAGCAAGTGATAACAAAAGGTGGCATCCTTGCTACAACTGCAACAACAAACTTGTACAGGAGGTCACGTTACAAGGAAGGGATGAAGGATATCCAGTCTCAGTGCTGCAGTCCTGATGAAGTTGTTTTTGGCCCTGACTTCCACCAGTCCTTATATTGTCACTTGCTCTGTGGGTTAATATACTCTGACGAGGTCCATCAGGTGTTCTCAACATTTGCTCACAGCTTAGTCCATGCATTTCAAACATTTGAGGAGGTTTGGGAAGATTTATGTGCTGACATAAGAGATGGTGTTCTCTCAAAGAAAGTTACAGTGCCATCGATTCGTGAAGCTGTTACGAAGATCCTGAAGCCCAACCCTGAACTTGCTGAGTCGATCCACAGGAAGTGTATTGGCTTGAGCAACTGGTATGGTGTAATCCCAGCACTCTGGCCAAATGCAAAGTATGTCTACGGCATCATGACAGGATCAATGGAACCATATCTTAAGAAATTAAGACATTATGCTGGCCACTTACCACTGATAAGCGCAGACTACGGTGCATCTGAGGGATGGATTGGCGCTAATATAAACCCCACACTGCCACCTGAACAGGTGACATATGCTGTGCACCCTCAGACTGGTTATTTCGAGTTCATTCCTTTGGAAAAACCAAAAGGACAGGAGTTGGAGAACAGTGCATCAATTCATTACATAGAATCAGATCCAGTTGGCCTGACTGAAGTCAAGATCGGCAAAATCTATGAAGTTGTAATAACTACCTTTGGAG GTCTGTACCGGTACAGGCTAGGAGATATTGTGAAGGTAGCAGGCTTCCACAACTCAACACCTGAGCTCCAGTTCATCTGCCGCAGAAGCCTAGTCCTGAGCATCAACATCGACAAGAACACTGAGAAAGATCTCCAACTGGCTGTTGAGGAGGCAGGAAAGCTCTTGGAAGCGGAGAAGCTGGAAATTGTGGATTTTACTAGCTTTGTGGAGAAGTCTAGTGATCCCGGTCGCTATGTCATCTTCTGGGAGCTGAGCTCTGATGCGAGCGAGGATGTCTTACGAAGCTGTGCAAATTGCTTGGATCTAGCCTTTGTTGATGCGGGCTACGTGGGTTCAAGGAAGATTAGGACCATTGGCCCCCTTGAGCTACGGATTCTTAAGAAGGGAACCTTTGAGGAGATCCTAGATTACTTCCTGAGCCTTGGTGGTGCTGTGAGTCAGTTCAAGACGCCTCGATTCGTCAACCCGTTGAACATCAAGGTACTGCAGATACTAAGTAGGAACACCACCAAAAGTTACTTCAGTACCGCCTATGGGCTGTGA